Proteins from a single region of Drosophila biarmipes strain raj3 chromosome 3R, RU_DBia_V1.1, whole genome shotgun sequence:
- the LOC108031485 gene encoding transcription factor cwo isoform X1, whose product MEPYWNESNGHAAHPVKYESEAAVSSFPYCTESSLNFSTSATAYSEDDAEYATGRRNKTSRQDPLSHRIIEKRRRDRMNSCLADLSRLIPPQYQRKGRGRIEKTEIIEMAIRHLKHLQSECQQKESDYRSGYMDCMKEAAKFLYDVHMQDFCHRLLGRLQEHIDEMFKTDCYKSTRSCHMPDNVSASSGSPHQAYHPPLCHLRDMLATSASDVEHSQDHNDVKDLSFRNHLNQLQRSQQAAAAAAAAAAAAAAVAVANGSSPASSAGLDSKVPLSNGGGANGGAAPAGDNVPSNSTGSGAAAMAGGNSSNSSGSNSSNAASSTTCPPAGGSCPPKITPLAAHQQPHQAPVITSTAPHHLHHHHTDSSHHDFESSREPILHTDTSNMHSPPPRDLLLQQHPHLAHSHTQDSLMSVRMRNYSESSHEVEHNNNYKYKNHIKERFVHELHDEETSSEHCPVAAHLQSDHSHLQALSEHSKDGTEPEIAPIMAKKRKLAEAAANGEIPLEVHTESSNAGAGSASSRLDKPSPSFNFSDIKDIKSELHNGNSNSSPLLAKLSAAGGQLSTPSSTTAPLPPRHSFTVPIFALHGQGNYYVPLNVDYNALVPFLNGMDLLEKSYTSMPVVHPININVNFMPSSPSASLLAAAAAAAVAVGKQHQQQQQQQAVVAVGAGLPLSTNSAAAQAAAVAAAAVAKAKLEQAMNQSW is encoded by the exons CGAAGCAGCTGTCTCCAGTTTTCCTTATTGCACAGAATCtagtttaaatttttcaaCATCAGCAACGGCATACAGCGAGGACGATGCTGAATATGCCACCGGAAGACGTAATAAGACATCGAGg CAAGATCCTCTATCCCACCGAATTATCGAGAAGCGGCGGCGAGATCGCATGAACTCCTGCCTGGCGGACCTCTCCCGCCTCATCCCGCCGCAGTACCAGCGCAAGGGGCGTGGCCGCATCGAGAAGACGGAGATCATCGAGATGGCCATCAGGCACCTGAAGCACCTGCAGAGCGAGTGCCAGCAGAAGGAGAGCGACTACAGGAGCGGCTACATGGACTGCATGAAGGAGGCGGCCAAGTTCCTCTACGACGTCCACATGCAGGACTTCTGCCACCGCCTACTGGGTCGCCTGCAGGAGCACATCGACGAGATGTTCAAGA CGGACTGCTACAAGTCGACGCGCAGCTGCCACATGCCGGACAATGTGAGCGCCTCCAGCGGCAGTCCCCACCAGGCGTACCACCCACCGCTGTGCCACCTGCGCGACATGCTGGCCACCTCGGCCTCGGATGTGGAGCACAGTCAGGATCACAACGATGTCAAGGATCTGAGTTTCCGCAACCATCTCAACCAGCTGCAACGGAGTCagcaggcggcggcagcggcagcagcagcagcagcggccgcagcagcagttgcagtgGCCAATGGCAGTTCGCCGGCGTCCAGTGCTGGACTGGACTCCAAGGTCCCGCTGTCGAATGGTGGTGGCGCCAATGGTGGAGCAGCGCCCGCAGGTGACAATGTGCCCAGTAATTCCACGGGCAGTGGAGCTGCAGCGATGGCGGGCggaaacagcagcaacagcagtgggagcaacagcagcaatgcGGCTAGTTCCACGACCTGTCCGCCGGCCGGAGGCAGCTGTCCGCCCAAGATCACACCCCTGGCGGCCCACCAGCAGCCCCACCAGGCGCCGGTGATCACGTCCACGGCCCCGCATCATCTGCATCACCACCACACGGACAGCAGTCACCACGACTTTGAGTCCTCGCGCGAGCCGATCCTGCACACCGACACCTCCAACATGCACTCGCCCCCGCCGAGAGATCTCCTTCTTCAGCAGCACCCCCACCTGGCCCACAGCCACACCCAGGACAGCCTCATGTCCGTGCGGATGCGCAACTATTCGGAATCCTCGCACGAGGTGgagcacaacaacaactacaagtACAAGAACCACATCAAGGAGCGGTTCGTCCACGAGCTGCACGACGAGGAGACGAGCAGCGAGCACTGTCCGGTGGCAGCCCATCTGCAGAGCGACCACTCCCACTTGCAGGCCCTGTCGGAGCACTCGAAGGATGGCACCGAACCGGAGATAGCCCCCATCATGGCCAAGAAGCGGAAGCTGGCCGAGGCGGCGGCCAATGGGGAGATACCCCTGGAGGTGCACACCGAGTCGAGTAACGCGGGAGCGGGCAGTGCCTCCAGCCGACTGGACAAACCCTCGCCCTCGTTCAACTTCAGCGACATCAAGGACATCAAGTCGGAGTTGCACAACGGCAACTCTAATTCCAGTCCCCTGTTGGCCAAACTGAGTGCGGCCGGTGGCCAGTTGAGCACTCCGAGCAGCACCACCGCACCACTGCCGCCGAGGCACTCCTTCACGGTGCCCATATTCGCGCTCCACGGCCAGGGGAACTACTATGTGCCCCTGAATGTGGACTACAATGCGCTGGTGCCCTTCCTCAACGGCATGGATCTGCTGGAGAAGAGCTACACCAGCATGCCGGTGGTGCATCCCATCAACATCAATGTGAACTTTATGCCCAGTTCACCCTCGGCATCGCTTTTGGCCGCCGCTGCAGCCGCCGCCGTGGCCGTTGGCAAGCAGcaccaacaacagcagcagcaacaggctGTGGTGGCCGTCGGAGCGGGACTTCCCCTGTCCACCAACTCGGCGGCGGCTCAGGCAGCCGCTGTGGCcgcggcggcggtggccaaGGCCAAATTAGAGCAGGCAATGAACCAGAGttggtaa
- the LOC108031485 gene encoding transcription factor cwo isoform X2, producing the protein MNSCLADLSRLIPPQYQRKGRGRIEKTEIIEMAIRHLKHLQSECQQKESDYRSGYMDCMKEAAKFLYDVHMQDFCHRLLGRLQEHIDEMFKTDCYKSTRSCHMPDNVSASSGSPHQAYHPPLCHLRDMLATSASDVEHSQDHNDVKDLSFRNHLNQLQRSQQAAAAAAAAAAAAAAVAVANGSSPASSAGLDSKVPLSNGGGANGGAAPAGDNVPSNSTGSGAAAMAGGNSSNSSGSNSSNAASSTTCPPAGGSCPPKITPLAAHQQPHQAPVITSTAPHHLHHHHTDSSHHDFESSREPILHTDTSNMHSPPPRDLLLQQHPHLAHSHTQDSLMSVRMRNYSESSHEVEHNNNYKYKNHIKERFVHELHDEETSSEHCPVAAHLQSDHSHLQALSEHSKDGTEPEIAPIMAKKRKLAEAAANGEIPLEVHTESSNAGAGSASSRLDKPSPSFNFSDIKDIKSELHNGNSNSSPLLAKLSAAGGQLSTPSSTTAPLPPRHSFTVPIFALHGQGNYYVPLNVDYNALVPFLNGMDLLEKSYTSMPVVHPININVNFMPSSPSASLLAAAAAAAVAVGKQHQQQQQQQAVVAVGAGLPLSTNSAAAQAAAVAAAAVAKAKLEQAMNQSW; encoded by the exons ATGAACTCCTGCCTGGCGGACCTCTCCCGCCTCATCCCGCCGCAGTACCAGCGCAAGGGGCGTGGCCGCATCGAGAAGACGGAGATCATCGAGATGGCCATCAGGCACCTGAAGCACCTGCAGAGCGAGTGCCAGCAGAAGGAGAGCGACTACAGGAGCGGCTACATGGACTGCATGAAGGAGGCGGCCAAGTTCCTCTACGACGTCCACATGCAGGACTTCTGCCACCGCCTACTGGGTCGCCTGCAGGAGCACATCGACGAGATGTTCAAGA CGGACTGCTACAAGTCGACGCGCAGCTGCCACATGCCGGACAATGTGAGCGCCTCCAGCGGCAGTCCCCACCAGGCGTACCACCCACCGCTGTGCCACCTGCGCGACATGCTGGCCACCTCGGCCTCGGATGTGGAGCACAGTCAGGATCACAACGATGTCAAGGATCTGAGTTTCCGCAACCATCTCAACCAGCTGCAACGGAGTCagcaggcggcggcagcggcagcagcagcagcagcggccgcagcagcagttgcagtgGCCAATGGCAGTTCGCCGGCGTCCAGTGCTGGACTGGACTCCAAGGTCCCGCTGTCGAATGGTGGTGGCGCCAATGGTGGAGCAGCGCCCGCAGGTGACAATGTGCCCAGTAATTCCACGGGCAGTGGAGCTGCAGCGATGGCGGGCggaaacagcagcaacagcagtgggagcaacagcagcaatgcGGCTAGTTCCACGACCTGTCCGCCGGCCGGAGGCAGCTGTCCGCCCAAGATCACACCCCTGGCGGCCCACCAGCAGCCCCACCAGGCGCCGGTGATCACGTCCACGGCCCCGCATCATCTGCATCACCACCACACGGACAGCAGTCACCACGACTTTGAGTCCTCGCGCGAGCCGATCCTGCACACCGACACCTCCAACATGCACTCGCCCCCGCCGAGAGATCTCCTTCTTCAGCAGCACCCCCACCTGGCCCACAGCCACACCCAGGACAGCCTCATGTCCGTGCGGATGCGCAACTATTCGGAATCCTCGCACGAGGTGgagcacaacaacaactacaagtACAAGAACCACATCAAGGAGCGGTTCGTCCACGAGCTGCACGACGAGGAGACGAGCAGCGAGCACTGTCCGGTGGCAGCCCATCTGCAGAGCGACCACTCCCACTTGCAGGCCCTGTCGGAGCACTCGAAGGATGGCACCGAACCGGAGATAGCCCCCATCATGGCCAAGAAGCGGAAGCTGGCCGAGGCGGCGGCCAATGGGGAGATACCCCTGGAGGTGCACACCGAGTCGAGTAACGCGGGAGCGGGCAGTGCCTCCAGCCGACTGGACAAACCCTCGCCCTCGTTCAACTTCAGCGACATCAAGGACATCAAGTCGGAGTTGCACAACGGCAACTCTAATTCCAGTCCCCTGTTGGCCAAACTGAGTGCGGCCGGTGGCCAGTTGAGCACTCCGAGCAGCACCACCGCACCACTGCCGCCGAGGCACTCCTTCACGGTGCCCATATTCGCGCTCCACGGCCAGGGGAACTACTATGTGCCCCTGAATGTGGACTACAATGCGCTGGTGCCCTTCCTCAACGGCATGGATCTGCTGGAGAAGAGCTACACCAGCATGCCGGTGGTGCATCCCATCAACATCAATGTGAACTTTATGCCCAGTTCACCCTCGGCATCGCTTTTGGCCGCCGCTGCAGCCGCCGCCGTGGCCGTTGGCAAGCAGcaccaacaacagcagcagcaacaggctGTGGTGGCCGTCGGAGCGGGACTTCCCCTGTCCACCAACTCGGCGGCGGCTCAGGCAGCCGCTGTGGCcgcggcggcggtggccaaGGCCAAATTAGAGCAGGCAATGAACCAGAGttggtaa